In Gemmatimonas aurantiaca, the sequence GCGCATGTACGGTGCATGTGAACGGCGTTGCGCAACGCACCTGTAACATGCCGGTCTCGCGGGCGGCCGGCGCCGAGATCACGACCATCGAAGGTCTCTCGCCCGATGGAGCCCACGCGGTGCAGCAGGCATGGGAAGAACTCGATGTGCCGCAGTGCGGGTATTGTCAGGCCGGCCAGATGATGGCCGCCGCCGCGCTCATCGAGAAGACACCGAGGCCGAGTGATGCCGACATCGACACCGCGTTGAACACGAACCTCTGTCGCTGCGCCACGTATCTGCGTATCCGGGCCGCCGTCCATCGTGCC encodes:
- a CDS encoding (2Fe-2S)-binding protein: MPISLKVNGKTRTVDVPADMPLLWVLRDELDLKGTKYGCGVARCGACTVHVNGVAQRTCNMPVSRAAGAEITTIEGLSPDGAHAVQQAWEELDVPQCGYCQAGQMMAAAALIEKTPRPSDADIDTALNTNLCRCATYLRIRAAVHRAAAIKSGTASTVPAGAGRTGPDNQRED